A single window of Mustela erminea isolate mMusErm1 chromosome 4, mMusErm1.Pri, whole genome shotgun sequence DNA harbors:
- the DUSP22 gene encoding dual specificity protein phosphatase 22 isoform X6 has translation MGNGMNKILPGLYIGNFKDARDAEQLSKNKVTHILSVHDSARPLLEGVKYLCIPAADSPSQNLTRHFKESIKFIHECRLRGEGCLVHCLAGVSRSVTLVIAYIMTVTDFGWEDALHTVRAGRSCANPNLGFQRQLQEFEKHEVHQYRQWLKEEYGESPLRDAEEAKNILDGDHK, from the exons ATCCTGCCTGGCCTATACATTGGCAACTTCAAAG ACGCCAGAGATGCAGAGCAACTGAGCAAGAACAAGGTGACACATATTCTGTCTGTCCATGATAGTGCCAGGCCTCTGTTGGAG GGGGTTAAATACCTGTGCATTCCAGCAGCGGATTCACCATCTCAGAACCT GACAAGACATTTCAAAGAAAGTATTAAATTCATTCATGAGTGCCGCCTCAGGGGTGAGGGCTGTCTTGTACACTG CCTGGCCGGCGTCTCCAGGAGTGTGACTCTGGTGATCGCATACATCATGACCGTCACCGACTTTGGCTGGGAGGATGCCCTGCACACTGTGCGTGCGGGGAGATCCTGTGCCAACCCCAACCTGGGCTTCCAGAGACAGCTCCAGGAGTTCGAGAAGCATGAAGTCCACCAG TACCGGCAATGGCTGAAGGAAGAATATGGAGAGAGCCCTTTGCGGGATGCAGAAGAAGCCAAAAACATTCTGG
- the DUSP22 gene encoding dual specificity protein phosphatase 22 isoform X5, with product MGNGMNKILPGLYIGNFKDARDAEQLSKNKVTHILSVHDSARPLLEGVKYLCIPAADSPSQNLTRHFKESIKFIHECRLRGEGCLVHCLAGVSRSVTLVIAYIMTVTDFGWEDALHTVRAGRSCANPNLGFQRQLQEFEKHEVHQYRQWLKEEYGESPLRDAEEAKNILDRNHK from the exons ATCCTGCCTGGCCTATACATTGGCAACTTCAAAG ACGCCAGAGATGCAGAGCAACTGAGCAAGAACAAGGTGACACATATTCTGTCTGTCCATGATAGTGCCAGGCCTCTGTTGGAG GGGGTTAAATACCTGTGCATTCCAGCAGCGGATTCACCATCTCAGAACCT GACAAGACATTTCAAAGAAAGTATTAAATTCATTCATGAGTGCCGCCTCAGGGGTGAGGGCTGTCTTGTACACTG CCTGGCCGGCGTCTCCAGGAGTGTGACTCTGGTGATCGCATACATCATGACCGTCACCGACTTTGGCTGGGAGGATGCCCTGCACACTGTGCGTGCGGGGAGATCCTGTGCCAACCCCAACCTGGGCTTCCAGAGACAGCTCCAGGAGTTCGAGAAGCATGAAGTCCACCAG TACCGGCAATGGCTGAAGGAAGAATATGGAGAGAGCCCTTTGCGGGATGCAGAAGAAGCCAAAAACATTCTGG
- the DUSP22 gene encoding dual specificity protein phosphatase 22 isoform X2, with protein MILPGLYIGNFKDARDAEQLSKNKVTHILSVHDSARPLLEGVKYLCIPAADSPSQNLTRHFKESIKFIHECRLRGEGCLVHCLAGVSRSVTLVIAYIMTVTDFGWEDALHTVRAGRSCANPNLGFQRQLQEFEKHEVHQYRQWLKEEYGESPLRDAEEAKNILGKYKEQGRVESQPGTRRWSSFQTLPPLAYSNYTTET; from the exons ATCCTGCCTGGCCTATACATTGGCAACTTCAAAG ACGCCAGAGATGCAGAGCAACTGAGCAAGAACAAGGTGACACATATTCTGTCTGTCCATGATAGTGCCAGGCCTCTGTTGGAG GGGGTTAAATACCTGTGCATTCCAGCAGCGGATTCACCATCTCAGAACCT GACAAGACATTTCAAAGAAAGTATTAAATTCATTCATGAGTGCCGCCTCAGGGGTGAGGGCTGTCTTGTACACTG CCTGGCCGGCGTCTCCAGGAGTGTGACTCTGGTGATCGCATACATCATGACCGTCACCGACTTTGGCTGGGAGGATGCCCTGCACACTGTGCGTGCGGGGAGATCCTGTGCCAACCCCAACCTGGGCTTCCAGAGACAGCTCCAGGAGTTCGAGAAGCATGAAGTCCACCAG TACCGGCAATGGCTGAAGGAAGAATATGGAGAGAGCCCTTTGCGGGATGCAGAAGAAGCCAAAAACATTCTGGGTAAATATAAAGAGCAAGGGCGTGTGGAGTCCCAGCCTGGTACAAGGCGGTGGAGCAGCTTTCAGACCCTGCCTCCTTTGGCCTACAGCAACTATACGACGGAGACCTAG
- the DUSP22 gene encoding dual specificity protein phosphatase 22 isoform X4, with amino-acid sequence MGNGMNKILPGLYIGNFKDARDAEQLSKNKVTHILSVHDSARPLLEGVKYLCIPAADSPSQNLTRHFKESIKFIHECRLRGEGCLVHCLAGVSRSVTLVIAYIMTVTDFGWEDALHTVRAGRSCANPNLGFQRQLQEFEKHEVHQYRQWLKEEYGESPLRDAEEAKNILATAGILKYWAFLRRL; translated from the exons ATCCTGCCTGGCCTATACATTGGCAACTTCAAAG ACGCCAGAGATGCAGAGCAACTGAGCAAGAACAAGGTGACACATATTCTGTCTGTCCATGATAGTGCCAGGCCTCTGTTGGAG GGGGTTAAATACCTGTGCATTCCAGCAGCGGATTCACCATCTCAGAACCT GACAAGACATTTCAAAGAAAGTATTAAATTCATTCATGAGTGCCGCCTCAGGGGTGAGGGCTGTCTTGTACACTG CCTGGCCGGCGTCTCCAGGAGTGTGACTCTGGTGATCGCATACATCATGACCGTCACCGACTTTGGCTGGGAGGATGCCCTGCACACTGTGCGTGCGGGGAGATCCTGTGCCAACCCCAACCTGGGCTTCCAGAGACAGCTCCAGGAGTTCGAGAAGCATGAAGTCCACCAG TACCGGCAATGGCTGAAGGAAGAATATGGAGAGAGCCCTTTGCGGGATGCAGAAGAAGCCAAAAACATTCTGG CTACTGCAGGAATTCTGAAGTACTGGGCCTTTCTCAGAAGACTGTAA
- the DUSP22 gene encoding dual specificity protein phosphatase 22 isoform X7 encodes MIVPGLCWRTRHFKESIKFIHECRLRGEGCLVHCLAGVSRSVTLVIAYIMTVTDFGWEDALHTVRAGRSCANPNLGFQRQLQEFEKHEVHQYRQWLKEEYGESPLRDAEEAKNILGKYKEQGRVESQPGTRRWSSFQTLPPLAYSNYTTET; translated from the exons ATGATAGTGCCAGGCCTCTGTTGGAG GACAAGACATTTCAAAGAAAGTATTAAATTCATTCATGAGTGCCGCCTCAGGGGTGAGGGCTGTCTTGTACACTG CCTGGCCGGCGTCTCCAGGAGTGTGACTCTGGTGATCGCATACATCATGACCGTCACCGACTTTGGCTGGGAGGATGCCCTGCACACTGTGCGTGCGGGGAGATCCTGTGCCAACCCCAACCTGGGCTTCCAGAGACAGCTCCAGGAGTTCGAGAAGCATGAAGTCCACCAG TACCGGCAATGGCTGAAGGAAGAATATGGAGAGAGCCCTTTGCGGGATGCAGAAGAAGCCAAAAACATTCTGGGTAAATATAAAGAGCAAGGGCGTGTGGAGTCCCAGCCTGGTACAAGGCGGTGGAGCAGCTTTCAGACCCTGCCTCCTTTGGCCTACAGCAACTATACGACGGAGACCTAG
- the DUSP22 gene encoding dual specificity protein phosphatase 22 isoform X1 translates to MGNGMNKILPGLYIGNFKDARDAEQLSKNKVTHILSVHDSARPLLEGVKYLCIPAADSPSQNLTRHFKESIKFIHECRLRGEGCLVHCLAGVSRSVTLVIAYIMTVTDFGWEDALHTVRAGRSCANPNLGFQRQLQEFEKHEVHQYRQWLKEEYGESPLRDAEEAKNILGKYKEQGRVESQPGTRRWSSFQTLPPLAYSNYTTET, encoded by the exons ATCCTGCCTGGCCTATACATTGGCAACTTCAAAG ACGCCAGAGATGCAGAGCAACTGAGCAAGAACAAGGTGACACATATTCTGTCTGTCCATGATAGTGCCAGGCCTCTGTTGGAG GGGGTTAAATACCTGTGCATTCCAGCAGCGGATTCACCATCTCAGAACCT GACAAGACATTTCAAAGAAAGTATTAAATTCATTCATGAGTGCCGCCTCAGGGGTGAGGGCTGTCTTGTACACTG CCTGGCCGGCGTCTCCAGGAGTGTGACTCTGGTGATCGCATACATCATGACCGTCACCGACTTTGGCTGGGAGGATGCCCTGCACACTGTGCGTGCGGGGAGATCCTGTGCCAACCCCAACCTGGGCTTCCAGAGACAGCTCCAGGAGTTCGAGAAGCATGAAGTCCACCAG TACCGGCAATGGCTGAAGGAAGAATATGGAGAGAGCCCTTTGCGGGATGCAGAAGAAGCCAAAAACATTCTGGGTAAATATAAAGAGCAAGGGCGTGTGGAGTCCCAGCCTGGTACAAGGCGGTGGAGCAGCTTTCAGACCCTGCCTCCTTTGGCCTACAGCAACTATACGACGGAGACCTAG